The Geobacter sp. genome has a window encoding:
- a CDS encoding 3'-5' exonuclease, with the protein MSTNNGGRVIEIGAVAVENGAIVAELGTLIDTGSPIHYGAFRVHGISREMLRGKPSPSDVWPQFLDFFAESPLVAHNSPFDSGFVRHELALLGLQLPNPWHCTVRLSRKRLPHLPNHKLETVARHLLGDIPADCHLHRALDDARLTARVWLALQGC; encoded by the coding sequence ATGTCGACGAACAACGGCGGCCGGGTCATCGAGATCGGCGCCGTTGCCGTCGAAAATGGGGCGATCGTCGCCGAACTCGGCACCCTCATCGACACCGGCTCCCCGATCCATTACGGCGCCTTCCGGGTACACGGCATCTCCCGCGAGATGCTCCGCGGCAAGCCGTCGCCGTCCGACGTCTGGCCCCAGTTCCTGGATTTCTTCGCCGAATCCCCGCTCGTTGCCCACAACTCGCCGTTCGACAGCGGCTTCGTCCGTCACGAGCTCGCCCTCCTCGGCCTGCAGCTCCCCAATCCCTGGCACTGCACCGTCCGTCTCTCCCGCAAGCGCCTCCCGCATCTCCCCAACCACAAGCTCGAAACCGTTGCCCGCCACCTCCTGGGCGACATCCCCGCAGACTGCCACCTCCACCGCGCCCTGGACGACGCCCGCCTCACGGCGCGGGTCTGGCTGGCGCTGCAGGGGTGCTGA
- a CDS encoding response regulator: MTTRVLLAEDNEALSHMLVRFLAAQGYEVLAAKSGTDALRVLAAHEIGLLVLDLRLPEINGIEVLQRLRKTQRGHNLPVIIMTGYYRGGKYAEAARALGVEHYLEKPFSQQAFLRAVESATAATPEKRSAPNTLLPLLVELHYGRQSGLLKLRQGPSVAISQGVPYSFVSRGSRDFTAFLAARGRLTPEEQQLFVNSGEERLFLTQSGLLPYEDLLAESRQFLAKTLLDSLRVNAAAEFVPGGVEPELPLVPLLLPEFIYEAVTSHSLSFNADAFLSRYGHLYPGRTARFFRQSNFVAMRQEDIATLGLINGRRTLHEIVEQGAVRNDATGFCHFLRLFRLIELHPAPAEEERADFPLKTLYNRPLEEEQAAEEKSEGFEDLVQEVSGSVELAVGSHGMAAPLSSAEISFEQQVQRDAAYIKDKNYYELFGLTPGSFSFNALKESYFTRTRPYAPERLMELSSATLESAQEVLSSFSTAYNTLSSVVSKERYDELLNAEKVGIDGKQDDKLQAQVQFQSGKVFLEMGEFANAEKALADAYRLEQENPLHSAYLAWAIYRNPANQGARSAQEKARTLLSRSLQSGKHAEAYSFRGWMLLDEGRDGLAEGELQKALRLNPRDSLAQKGMQLIAERRQAEKKGLFRKIFG; this comes from the coding sequence ATGACGACCCGAGTCTTACTGGCCGAAGATAACGAAGCCCTTTCCCACATGCTGGTGCGGTTTCTCGCCGCCCAAGGGTACGAAGTCCTGGCTGCGAAAAGCGGCACCGATGCGTTGCGGGTGCTGGCGGCCCACGAGATCGGCCTGCTGGTGCTCGACCTGCGGCTGCCCGAGATAAACGGTATCGAGGTTTTGCAGCGGCTCCGCAAGACCCAGCGCGGGCACAACTTGCCGGTGATCATCATGACCGGGTACTACCGGGGGGGGAAGTACGCCGAGGCGGCCCGCGCCCTGGGGGTCGAACACTACCTGGAAAAACCGTTCAGCCAGCAGGCCTTTCTCCGCGCCGTCGAGTCGGCCACTGCTGCCACGCCGGAGAAGCGGTCAGCGCCGAACACCCTGCTGCCCCTCCTGGTGGAACTCCACTACGGCAGGCAGAGCGGCCTGCTCAAGCTCCGCCAGGGGCCGTCCGTGGCGATCTCCCAGGGGGTCCCCTATTCCTTCGTTTCCCGGGGGAGCCGGGATTTCACCGCCTTCCTCGCTGCGCGGGGGAGGCTGACCCCGGAAGAGCAGCAGCTCTTTGTCAACAGCGGTGAGGAGCGGCTGTTCCTGACCCAGTCCGGCCTGCTCCCCTATGAGGATCTGCTTGCCGAATCGCGCCAGTTCCTGGCGAAAACCCTCCTGGACAGCCTGCGCGTCAATGCCGCAGCCGAGTTCGTGCCGGGCGGCGTGGAGCCGGAGTTGCCGCTGGTCCCCCTGCTCCTTCCCGAGTTCATCTACGAGGCGGTTACCAGCCATTCCCTCTCGTTCAATGCCGATGCCTTTCTGTCGCGGTACGGGCACCTCTATCCCGGCCGTACGGCGCGCTTCTTCCGGCAGAGCAACTTCGTGGCCATGCGGCAGGAGGACATCGCCACCCTCGGTCTGATCAACGGCCGCCGCACCCTGCACGAGATCGTGGAGCAGGGGGCGGTCCGCAACGACGCCACCGGATTCTGCCACTTCCTCCGGCTGTTCCGTCTCATCGAGCTGCACCCCGCGCCGGCAGAGGAGGAGCGGGCCGATTTCCCGCTCAAGACCCTCTACAACCGCCCCCTGGAGGAAGAACAGGCAGCGGAGGAGAAATCCGAAGGGTTCGAGGACCTGGTGCAGGAGGTCTCCGGCTCGGTCGAGCTTGCGGTCGGCTCCCACGGCATGGCAGCGCCGCTCTCGTCGGCGGAGATCAGCTTCGAGCAGCAGGTACAGCGTGATGCCGCCTATATCAAGGACAAGAACTACTACGAGCTGTTCGGGCTCACCCCCGGCTCCTTCTCCTTCAATGCCCTCAAGGAGTCGTACTTCACCCGGACCAGGCCCTACGCCCCGGAACGTCTGATGGAGCTCTCCTCAGCCACCCTGGAGAGCGCCCAGGAGGTCCTCTCCTCCTTCTCCACCGCCTACAACACCCTTTCCAGCGTCGTCTCCAAGGAGCGCTACGACGAGCTGCTCAATGCCGAAAAGGTCGGGATCGACGGCAAGCAGGACGACAAGCTGCAGGCCCAGGTCCAGTTCCAGTCGGGCAAGGTCTTCCTGGAGATGGGGGAGTTCGCCAATGCCGAGAAGGCGCTGGCCGACGCCTACCGCCTGGAGCAGGAGAACCCGCTGCACTCCGCCTACCTCGCCTGGGCGATCTACCGTAACCCCGCCAACCAGGGGGCGCGGTCTGCCCAGGAAAAGGCGCGAACCCTCCTCTCCCGCTCGCTGCAGAGCGGCAAGCATGCCGAGGCCTACTCCTTCCGGGGCTGGATGCTCCTCGACGAGGGGCGCGACGGTCTGGCCGAGGGTGAGCTGCAGAAGGCCCTCAGGCTCAACCCCCGCGACAGCCTGGCCCAGAAGGGGATGCAGCTGATCGCCGAGCGCCGTCAGGCGGAGAAGAAGGGGCTGTTCAGAAAGATCTTCGGGTGA
- the mltG gene encoding endolytic transglycosylase MltG, with protein sequence MNMPGSLLCRKYRLVFALVAVVLILALGGFALLMRPVGGDTAQLVDCVKGAPLQRVAADLERRGVIRSARVFVLLARLRGVDDKIKVGTYQVRGDMTPLQILRKMVAGEVYAHRFAVPEGYSIYQLAELLEAREIFSRQEFLAACSDRQLLREMGLPGPSAEGYLFPATYMITPAMKPAEVIRMMVAQFDRAYAGRFGAAGRGQAAARHRLVTLASLVEKEAVEASERPIIASVFYNRLKRGMRLQSDPTSVYGVRAFAGNVSSSDVRRKNPYNTYQIDGLPPGPIGNPGIEALQAVIAPARTPYLYFVAKKDGTHFFSTTLDQHNSAVTTYLK encoded by the coding sequence ATGAATATGCCGGGATCGCTGCTGTGCAGAAAATACCGGCTGGTGTTCGCACTGGTCGCGGTCGTCCTGATCCTTGCCCTGGGAGGCTTTGCGCTCCTCATGCGTCCAGTTGGCGGCGATACCGCGCAACTGGTCGACTGCGTGAAAGGGGCGCCCCTGCAGCGGGTGGCAGCCGACCTGGAAAGGCGCGGGGTGATCCGGAGCGCCCGGGTCTTTGTCCTTCTGGCCCGGCTGCGGGGCGTCGACGACAAGATCAAGGTCGGCACCTACCAGGTGCGCGGCGACATGACGCCGCTTCAGATCCTGCGGAAGATGGTGGCGGGCGAGGTCTATGCCCACCGCTTTGCCGTGCCCGAAGGGTATTCCATCTACCAGCTGGCCGAACTGCTGGAGGCGCGCGAGATCTTCAGCCGCCAGGAGTTCCTGGCAGCCTGCTCAGACCGGCAGCTTCTCCGGGAGATGGGTCTGCCCGGCCCGAGCGCGGAGGGGTATCTCTTCCCCGCGACGTACATGATCACACCCGCCATGAAGCCCGCCGAGGTGATCCGGATGATGGTGGCCCAGTTCGACCGGGCCTATGCCGGGCGCTTCGGCGCTGCCGGCCGCGGCCAGGCTGCTGCACGGCACCGGCTGGTCACCCTGGCCTCGCTGGTGGAGAAGGAGGCGGTGGAGGCCAGCGAACGGCCGATCATCGCCTCGGTCTTTTACAACCGCCTCAAGCGGGGGATGCGGCTGCAGAGCGACCCGACCTCGGTCTACGGGGTGCGGGCCTTTGCCGGCAACGTCTCTTCCAGTGACGTGCGCCGCAAAAACCCGTACAATACCTACCAGATCGATGGCCTCCCTCCCGGCCCCATCGGCAACCCCGGCATCGAGGCGCTCCAGGCGGTCATTGCGCCTGCCCGGACCCCTTATCTCTATTTCGTTGCCAAGAAGGACGGCACCCACTTTTTTTCCACCACGCTTGACCAGCACAACAGTGCTGTTACAACGTATCTGAAGTGA
- a CDS encoding glycerol-3-phosphate acyltransferase — MSNELILIIAAYLLGSIPTGLVLARLVGGVDIRTTGSGNIGATNVSRTLGWKVGVLTLVGDCLKGVLPVLLAYRLGFTEGWLALTGLAAFTGHIYTVFLRFKGGKGVATALGVFLAMTPLSVLAALAVFGLVFWKWRYVSLASISAAAAMPLLVALIDRRGLIFLMSGLIALLVIWRHRENIQRLRLGTESKFKKS, encoded by the coding sequence GTGTCCAACGAGTTGATACTGATCATTGCCGCCTACCTGCTCGGCTCCATCCCCACCGGTCTGGTCCTGGCCCGGCTCGTGGGGGGGGTTGACATTCGCACCACCGGCAGCGGCAACATCGGTGCCACCAACGTCAGCCGCACCCTGGGCTGGAAGGTGGGGGTGCTGACCCTGGTCGGCGATTGCCTGAAGGGGGTTCTGCCGGTGCTATTGGCGTACCGCCTCGGCTTCACCGAGGGGTGGCTGGCCCTGACCGGGCTTGCCGCGTTTACCGGGCATATCTATACCGTCTTTCTCCGCTTCAAGGGGGGGAAGGGGGTTGCCACGGCCCTGGGGGTCTTTCTGGCGATGACGCCGCTTTCGGTGCTGGCGGCCCTGGCGGTCTTCGGGCTGGTCTTCTGGAAATGGCGCTATGTGTCGCTGGCCTCCATCTCCGCTGCCGCTGCCATGCCGCTCCTGGTGGCCCTGATCGACCGGCGCGGGCTGATCTTCCTCATGTCCGGCCTCATCGCCCTGCTGGTGATCTGGCGGCACCGGGAAAACATCCAGCGCCTGCGGCTCGGCACGGAGAGTAAGTTCAAAAAATCATGA
- a CDS encoding DoxX family membrane protein: MQNPLIKHSIAIVRICLGAVFLYAGMLKIVDTTAFAGSIAAYRLFPYFFNYLVAAVLPWLEVICGVVLVTGWRARPAAFMILLLNLFFTAALLSALIRGLEINCGCFKPGAADPPLMAIGRDLVFMAMAGLVIWQDWRRSAA; this comes from the coding sequence ATGCAGAATCCCCTCATCAAGCACAGCATAGCCATTGTCCGGATCTGTCTCGGGGCTGTGTTCCTCTATGCCGGCATGCTCAAGATTGTCGACACCACGGCCTTTGCCGGCAGCATCGCGGCCTACCGGCTCTTTCCCTATTTCTTCAACTACCTGGTGGCTGCCGTTCTCCCCTGGCTGGAGGTCATCTGCGGCGTCGTGCTGGTGACCGGCTGGCGGGCGCGTCCCGCGGCTTTCATGATCTTGCTCCTGAACCTGTTCTTTACGGCAGCGCTCCTGTCCGCCCTCATCCGGGGGCTGGAGATCAACTGCGGCTGCTTCAAGCCGGGAGCCGCGGACCCGCCGCTCATGGCCATCGGCCGCGACCTGGTCTTCATGGCAATGGCTGGCCTGGTCATCTGGCAGGACTGGCGGCGTTCCGCGGCGTGA
- a CDS encoding rhodanese-like domain-containing protein codes for MLTKQEMMRLAIEMAIMVALAAVIGVSWNYRLLVNAWTGKSSEAPKAAAGISAPIPLPLGLMQVKELYDRKEATFIDSRDRVAYGSGHIKGAISLPLMDTATAIPEFGNRVPKNATLVVYCSGYACEDSIEVGRQLLAIGYTTVYYFDGGFPAWRDAGYPIARRP; via the coding sequence ATGTTAACGAAACAGGAGATGATGCGGCTTGCCATCGAGATGGCAATCATGGTGGCGCTGGCAGCGGTGATCGGCGTGTCCTGGAATTACCGGCTGCTGGTGAATGCCTGGACGGGAAAGAGTTCCGAGGCGCCGAAGGCCGCCGCAGGGATATCGGCGCCAATCCCCTTGCCGCTGGGGCTCATGCAGGTCAAGGAGCTCTATGACCGCAAGGAGGCGACCTTCATCGATTCCCGCGACCGTGTCGCCTACGGCAGCGGCCATATCAAGGGGGCCATCTCCCTGCCGCTCATGGATACGGCAACGGCGATTCCCGAATTCGGCAATCGTGTGCCCAAGAACGCCACCCTGGTCGTCTACTGCAGCGGCTATGCCTGCGAGGACAGCATCGAGGTGGGGAGGCAGTTGCTCGCCATCGGCTACACCACGGTCTATTACTTCGACGGCGGTTTTCCTGCCTGGCGCGATGCCGGGTACCCGATTGCACGGAGGCCATAA